In Physeter macrocephalus isolate SW-GA chromosome 9, ASM283717v5, whole genome shotgun sequence, the DNA window aaacaacccagtcaaaaactgggcagaagaactaaatagacacttctccaaagaagactacAGATGGtcaatgggcacatgaaaaggtgctcaacatcgctaattattagagaaatgcaaatcaaaactacagtgaggtattacctcacactggtcagaatggccatcatcaaaaagtctacaaataataaattctggagagggtgtggagaaaagggaaccctcctacactgttggtgggaatgtaaattggtacagccactatgaagaacagtatggaggttcctttaaaaattattgggttggccaaaatattcatttgtttttgtttttgttttccgtAAGGTGTCTCTGGTAGcgtttagttgtctttaacttcattcaaaacaattttgttagtttgtattgtgacagctgtcatatcagcatatattaaaaaaaaaaaacttatcagggacttcccttgtgctccggtggttaagacttcgccttccaatgaaggggtttgggttcaatccctggtcagggaattaagatcccacatgcctcttggccaaaaaacgaaaatataaaacagaagcaatactgtaacaaattcaataaagactttaaaaatggtccacaccaaaaaaaatctaaaaagaaaaaaaaaccttatcaaaattggtgaatttttgtgtagccattttaatactgaagatggaagaaaaatagcAACATTTTCGGTATATTATGCTTCGttaatatttcaagaaaggtaaaaatgcaactgaaacgcaaaaaaatatttgtgcagtatatggagaaggtgctgtgactgatcgaatgtgtcaaaagtgatTTGCGAGGTTTTGTGCTGGAGGTtgctcactggacgatgctccatagtcgcgtagaccagttgaagttgatagcgatcaaatcgagacattaattgagaacaatcaacgttataccatgcaggagatagccgacatactcaaaatatccaaatcaagcaatgaaaatcatttgcactagCTTGGTTGTATTAATCaatttgatgtttgggttccacataagttaagcaaaaaaccttcttgaccatatttccataTGTGGTTCTCNNNNNNNNNNNNNNNNNNNNNNNNNNNNNNNNNNNNNNNNNNNNNNNNNNNNNNNNNNNNNNNNNNNNNNNNNNNNNNNNNNNNNNNNNNNNNNNNNNNNNNNNNNNNNNNNNNNNNNNNNNNNNNNNNNNNNNNNNNNNNNNNNNNNNNNNNNNNNNNNNNNNNNNNNNNNNNNNNNNNNNNaaaaaaaaaaaaaaatcccttttaaaatcacattaaaaaaaaaaaacacctaggaataaacctgaccaaggagggaAAGACTTATAccctgagaactataaaacattgataaaggaaactgaagatgattcaaagaaatggaaagatatcccatgctcttggattggaagaaatctacagatttttttttttaatctacagatttaatgcgatccctGTCAAAtgacccatgacatttttcacagaactagaataatcctaaaattaatatggacccacaaaagacccagaattgccaaagcaatcctaaggaaaaagaacaaagctggagacacaACTCTCTCAGACtttagacaatactacaaagctatagtcatcaaaacagtgtgatattggcacaaacacagacatatggatcaactgaacagaatagagagcccagaaataaacccacacacctatggtcaattaatcttcaacaaaggagacaagaatatacaatggagaaaagacagtctcttcagcaagtggtgctgggaaagctggacagccccACGTAAATCAATGAGggtagaacattccctcacaccatacacaaaaataaactcaaaatggcttaaagacttaaatataagacatgacaccatatcACTCCTAgtagagaacataggcaaaacattctctgacataaatcataccaatgttttcttaggtcagtctcccaaggcaatagaaataaaagcaaaaatgagcaaaggggacctaatcaaacttataagcttttgcacagcaaaggaaaccataaatgaaatgaaaagacaacctacagaatgggagaaaatatttgcaaatgatgtgaccaacaagggcttaatttccaaaatatacaaacaggtcatatagcccaatataaaacaaaacaaaacaaacaacccagtcaaaaactgggcagaagaactaaatagacacttctccaaagaagactacAGATGGtcaatgggcacatgaaaaggtgctcaacatcgctaattattagagaaatgcaaatcaaaactacagtgaggtattacctcacactggtcagaatggccatcatcaaaaagtctacaaataataaattctggagagggtgtggagaaaagggaaccctcctacactgttggtgggaatgtaaattggtacagccactatgaagaacagtatggaggttcctttaaaaattattgggttggccaaaatattcatttgtttttgtttttgttttccgtAAGGTGTCTCTGGTAGcgtttagttgtctttaacttcattcaaaacaattttgttagtttgtattgtgacagctgtcatatcagcatatattaaaaaaaaaaaacttatcagggacttcccttgtgctccggtggttaagacttcgccttccaatgaaggggtttgggttcaatccctggtcagggaattaagatcccacatgcctcttggccaaaaaacgaaaatataaaacagaagcaatactgtaacaaattcaataaagactttaaaaatggtccacaccaaaaaaaatctaaaaagaaaaaaaaaccttatcaaaattggtgaatttttgtgtagccattttaatactgaagatggaagaaaaatagcAACATTTTCGGTATATTATGCTTCGttaatatttcaagaaaggtaaaaatgcaactgaaacgcaaaataatatttgtgcagtatatggagaaggtgctgtgactgatcgaatgtgtcaaaagtgatTTGCGAGGTTTTGTGCTGGAGGTTGCtcactggacaatgctccatAGTCgcgtagaccagttgaagttgatagcgatcaaatcgagacattaattgagaacaatcaacgttataccatgcaggagatagccgacatactcaaaatatccaaatcaagcaatgaaaatcatttgcactagCTTGGTTGTATTAATCaatttgatgtttgggttccacataagttaagcaaaaaaccttcttgaccatatttccatatgtgattctctactgaagtgtaatgaaaacattgtttttaaaacaaattgtgacaggagATGAAAAGTGGACACTGTACTATAaagtggaatggaagagatcatggggcaagcgaaatgaaccaccaccaagcacaccaaaggccggtcttcatccagagaaggtgatgctgtgtatatggtgggactggaagggaaTCCTCTACTATGAGCTCTTTTctgaaaaccaaacgattaattccaacaagcactgctcccaattagaccaactgaaagctgCACTCAACGAAAagcgtctggaattagtcaacagaaaacacataatcttccatcaggataacgcaagaccacatgttcctttgatgaccaggcaaaaactgttacagctcgGCTGGggagttctgattcatctgccgtattaaCCAGACACTGactgcaccttcagatttccatttattttggtctttacaaaattctctcaaTGGAAAAagtttcaattccctggaagattGTAAAAGGCACctagaacagttctttgctcaaaaagatataaagttttgggaagatggaattatgaagttgcctggaaaatggcagagggtagtggaacaaaacggtgaatacacTGTTCAACAGTTATTGGTGAAAATGAAatatgtgccttttatttttacttaaaagccAAAGgaacacacacaatggaatattactcatccataaaaaaagaatgaaataatgccatctgcagcaacatggatggacctagagattatcatactaagtgaagtaagtcagagaaagacaaatatcatgattatcacttatatgtggaatcttaaaaaatgatacaaatgaacttatttacaaaacagaaatagacatagaaaacaaacttatggttactaaaggggaaaggggggagggacaaattagaagTACGGGactaatagatacacactactatatataaaataaataaaaaaaggattttctgtgtagcacagggaactatattcaatatcttgtaataacctataatggaaaaaatctgaaaaagaatatatacaaatatacatatataactaatCTAATAACTAAActaatattatatgtaaatataactGAGTCAAtctgctgtacacccaaaactaacacaacattgtaaatcaaatacacgttaataaaaacagttttattctcTTAGCAGCAATAATCTTataagatttattcattcattcattaaagaaTAAGTGCTTATcagaatatagccaatactttataactttaaatggaatataatctatagaAATTTTGAATCACCATGTTatacacctgagactaatattgtaaaccaactatacctcaaaacaacaaaaaagaatatgtgcTTATAATGTGCTAGGCAATGTTTTAGTTTGTTTCAGTCATCTACATTAGGGTCTCTCTTTTGGCACGATAGTCTAACTCCTTTCCTTAATTTCAGAAATCTTGACTTTTGCAAAATTTGTCCTAACCGAATCAATTGAATTACTATAAAAGGCAATAACTTCAATGACACTACACTCTATAGACCACAGTCTACAAATAaagtgcattttcttttaaaatggcaaaCATATTGGGACTAAAATGTGTTAGtcacaaaatgtaaaaacagaagaatggatcTGAAACCAAAATATTCTTCCTAAAGACTGCTTAAAAGCATTAAGTATAAATTCAATACATATTAAGCACATACCCTGTGCTCAGCCCTCTGCTAGACATTTCAGATAAAAACATACATGAGCAATCCCTATAATATGGTATGGCATACAGGGCTGGCCTTAAGAGATTGAGACTTGCCAGTAGCACAATCCTACTGCTTAGAAAGACCCTGCATTTTGTTTAATGCTCTGTTGTCCCAGTCTTGAGATTCTCAAAAATTTTACCTTTTGACTTGTATGTGAAGTCTGATGGGACAGAGGACCATGTGTTTGAGCAGAGGAGATACgcacaagaaaggtaaaaaactttatattttagtatCTTTAACGGTTTTTCCTGCTTTTCGAACAAGGGgccctgcatttttatttgcacTAGGCTGGCCAATTATGTAGCAGGTCCTGATTATAGTTAAATATAAATAGTTAAATAGAATTATGTGTTAGATATTGCGGTAGAATGGAGAATGGAGTGAGTAGCTATGAAATGGTCAGTGATGAGTTCACAGGGAAAATGATACCTAAATCAGGCTTTGAAGGACAAAATGGAGTTTGCCAGGTGAAAAGGGCACTGCAGAAAGGGAAAGCGAGGGAAACAGCAGCGTTCTTAGATAAATGTGTAGACTTAAATGTGTTCACGTCTTTCCTccaagttacaaaaaaaaaaaaaaaaaaaaaacttcatagaGGTTTTGCATATGTATTAGGCACAAATTCCATTTCCTGCAGAAGTTCCATGCCTGGCAGAGCAAATTCGGGAATAAGAAatgtacaaagatgaaaaaacatgCCTCTGGTTTAGATTTTTACCTGGGTTTGTCGCTCTCCTCCAGACCGGGAAAGTGGTTTGGGAGCTTTCCAACCGGTCAGGGATGAAGGTTTCAACCTTCTCCGAGGCCTGGGAAAGCAGCTGTGTGAAAGGCTTTTCCTCCTCAATGTGGCTCCAGTTAACACTGCCACAGAGTTTTACTATTTCTTGCAGTAGATGCCTGCCGCACAATTTCCTGGCTCGACTAATGTCGTTGAGCTCACGGGAGACCCGAACTAGCAGGAGCCCGACACACAAGCAGAGGAACCGCGGAATCCCTGGACCCCCAATACGGATAAGTCCGCCGAGGGCCCTAACTGCCGTCTGCCCCACGACTGCGCGTGCGCACCCGGCGACCTTCTGATTTTCGCGTGCGGACCTCGCGAGAACTTCAAGACTAGGTGAGCCACGCCGGCGCCTAAACTTCCCGTGTTACACGGGGCTCTCAGGCCGTCCCAGGTGGCTGGCTGTTAATCCTTAAAATGATTGATTAGTTTTTCTTGCCATCCTCACTAGGGAGACTCATCAAATGAAATATGGGGCTGTAGTTAATGCATCCCTCTAGTGGAGTGCGTTTCCCGCCTCTTTTGCCTGTTGGGACGTCGCTTCCTTCGAGaaacctttcattttcttcatggcgTTTATCTCGGTAGGTTTCCTCACATTTATTTGTGTGCCTGTTTGATAATTTCTTCCCCTCATCCCCGGGTTTCACGAAGGCAATGCTGGCGTCTGTTCTTGCTTCCCATTGTACTTCAGGGCCTGACGCATAGTTGGCAATCAAATATGTCGAAACATGTGTGCACGTTTTAAAGTCAGATGCAAAGCTTTCTGAGGAAATTCCTACCAGTTCTGCAGGGAGAAATGGGCCTTAGCCTCAATCTCTAGAACAAAGAGAGGATTTGGGATAATCTAGGATTTTTGTTTATAGATTATAGAGGATTGTCCGTTGCCAAATTATTAGTGTCAAGTTTAGTACTAGCCGGTTATTTTATCAGCAAAAGTGAGTTTATTCAAGAATAGCCAGAGGAATGCAATTCAGGACATGTGAACCATGACGGGCCGTATGCAAATCCAGAGAACGAGAAAGGGAACTTGCTTTTATAGAGAAAagagggggaaggtgggagggggtgtTATAACCAAAGAGTCCACTGAGGAAGCTGGGAGTCCAAAGTATGGGGTCTTCTCCTTGGCTGGACTGCTTAGTCTCCGATTGGCTGGGATATGTGGGCCGGAGAgaagctttttttcttcctgctggaTTATAAGTAGAGGCGCCGTCCTCTTGGATATGTAGGCAACTGTCTCTTCCTGTGTGGAGCAGTTGATGATGCATGGCAGGGCCTGAGAGTGCCCCGTTCAGGTCTATCTTGGCTACAATTTTAGTTGATGGTGTGACAGGGCCTTGTAGAGGATTTGTCTTCTAAGAATATCAGCATTTCGCTAAATtaagagggaaggggcagggaagtGCAGCATAATCGGTATAGGTTGCCTTGtcattttcattgaaattttattttattagtgtgTCGGCGCTGAAGGGTGACCTAGCAGCCACAAGGGGGCAGTCAGGGGCCGTCTCAGGAGTAGTCAACTTCAGGATGCCAAAGCCTCAGAGGCTCCTGCAATTGTCAACGCTATTCTCAcctctttcctttaaaatgttattttttttccccttctcctttctgccttctgcctctatgcctttttctccattttctgtttGCCCAGCTTTGCCCTGCTTCCCAGGGGCATCCATGAGTGCTGTTACATTAACTGGCAGtcggatttttttaaagattcatgtAATTTGATTAGCACAATTTCATCACCTACTTTGAGAAACAATTCATGTCCACACTATAGTGGCCATGAGTCCTAGGCAGAACTTTATCTGGGAAACCCTGTGAGGAAGGAAAATTATCATTATACTgagaggaagattttttttaaagcaaaacaaaaccaaaaccaaacaaaaaaacacgtcTCAAGCGATATATGTCAGAACCAAGCAAATTTATACTCCCATTCTCTTTGTACTCTCTATATTCTCACCCTCCTTTGTACTTCTTCATACCATTCATTAAAGActgacatactatatattttacttctccATATTTTCTATCTGTCTCCTCCTACCGAATGTAAGCTCCATGCagacagggatttttgttttttttgtttactttggtATCATCTTTGCCTTTAAAGACAGACATTGTTAACAGTGTCATAGTAAGTTCTCAGtaataatttaatgtaaataattatagTGAGTAATATGaacaaataataagtaaaatgttaatatcaataatcatataatatttggtgaatgaataaatgaataaactcccTGAGAATTGACTACTTGTTCCTTTATACCCTATTTCATACTTATGTCATAATTATTCTTTATTGCACtatggtgaatttttttaaaaatcacgtaATTATCTCTTTTCTACTAGTTGTAAACTCATTAAGGGctggaactatttttttttttttttttttttgtggtatgcgggcctccctctgctgcggcctctcccgttgcggagcacaggctccggacgcgcaggcccagcggccatggctcacgggcccagccgctccgcggcacgtgggatcctcccagaccggggcgcgaacccggttcccctgcatcggcacgcggacacgcaaccactgcgccaccagggaagccctggaactatttttgcttcatatttatTGATAATATCCAGTGCCTGGGACAATACCTGCTAAGTAGAcccttaataaacatttattgaatgaatgaacacattctTAACTACTGCTACTACTTGTTATCAAGAGTCAATGAATTTagtgaaatgaacaaattattagtgaaatggcttattttgaatgaataagtTACTATTATTACTGAATGAATTCCTGACTTATTTGTTAGCATCCTGTCCTAGCTACCTTATTCCAGAACATTGTCATAAAATTGGAGCTGCCCAATAAACCACCATATTTgagtatttataaatgaaaattccatttatgcaagaaaaatatGGAATTGTTAGTAATTATACtggaatatttgtttttcaagttattttagcATTTTATGTTGATATCTTGATATGGGAACTAGGATTCCCATGATTGAGTCCTTAAAATTTTTAGCTTAACGATATTAATTGTGGGTACAATTAATTATAGTAACTATAATTAATACTTGCTTGATTATAAAACAACTAATAggtaatatcttttttatttacttttttgctttctgttcaatttattgtctgtcttccccactataGTGTTGGTCTTGTTAACACTTTTTTCTTGGTGTTTACACCAAGTCTGTACATACAGATAGTAcagaaatagtaataatagtactATTGCTTTTGAAAGAGCGATTATAATAACACATCATTTGTTGTGTGATTACTGTATGTCAAGCATTACTCTAAGTGCTTGTACACGATTTACCCGATTTAATCCTGTAGTAATCATATCAGATAGTATTGAAATTATTTCTagcttatagatgaggaagctcatcccacatgccgcggagcggctgggcccatgatccatggccgttgagcctgcgcatccggagcctgtgctccgaaacgggagaggccacagcagtgagaggcctgcgtaccgccaaaaaaaaaaaaaaaaaaaaaagaaacttgcctGAAATGAGAAGGCAAGTAAGGGGCACAGAAGACTGATTAAAAATAGTCAGTCTGTCTCTGGAGCCCAAACTCTTAACCTACTTTATATAACCATAATTTGTCAAAAAAATTACGAAAACAAAGAATCTGGTTTGGTGATGGCAGTACATGGCACCATAATATCAAAGCAAATCTTTTTAGACCAAAACCTTAAATTAGAGGAAATaataatttggagaaaaaaagcgtacacacacacactaaagtaATTGCCTCAGAATGAGTTTAAAAGTTCACTCCATTGGTAATAAAGACACTTAGAGGCTGGTCCCAGCCACAAGAGTAGGTAGCTGTACAAACTTTTACAGAAATCTTATACCCCAGTTTACTTATGTGTGTCATGAATATAAGAACACGTGGTATAGGTTGAAGGTAGATAATAATACCTTCTGACAGTGCTGTTAAAGGATTATaagataatatattaaataacacatgacataataaatgagaaaatacaatgcctgacacataataataaGTATTAGCTGTTATAATTTTTGCCATCTCTATTTTGTTGGAATGTGAGAATCAAGTGAGATAATAGGCtcaaagttctttaaaataaatgttgtatTCTTTTGTATATCAGATACCAGACTATTAATATGGCAAGAGTttgagaaatgcatttaaaatcatttttcatctttttatttctagtacATAAAGGATAGTATGCAGTCAATATAGGCATGGTCCAGTCCTACAAGAAGAGATTTTCCATTAAGTCAGTTGGGGAAAAAAGTCTTTTGTGTTTAggagatataaatgaaataagtgaaatatcTTTAAGCACCAGAAGCTTAGACTTCTTATTCTAATTATGTTGAAAACATAATGGAGTAAAAACATCATTGGTTAAATGTTGAAATTAATTGtggaaattttaagtaaaataatttatagaagGGGGAGACTGGTATGAGCTGCAGTGGTCTTGGAAGACTTCATCTAGGAGACAGAACTTAACCAGGCTTTGATGGCAAAGTAGGTAGTACAAAAGCGGGGCTGAAATTTCAGGAAGAAGAGAGGATGGCAGGTGCAAAGGCATGGAAACAAGTGAGCAAGGCATATTCTAGGGAAAAGAACCTATAATAGTGATGTCAGGGATTTGTAGAAGATGGAATATTGCTAGCAGACAAAGGGGACTTTAAAATTCAGACTAAGGagtatggattttattctttttatcctATGCAGAGTAGAATGTTATAAAATAGTTTGTGGATAATGTATGGACAAGATGGAAATTGAAGCTTCAAGTAAGTAACTTGACTCTAGTGTATACAGAAGTGGAAGAATTGTAAATGGAGAAACCAACTAGAAGTCCACATTTTTGATCCGTGAATTGTCAAGAGCCGGCAGTAGTATGGAAGGAGTGGGAGTAAACAAAAAGGAcccataaaagtgatttttaaatgaactgtCATTGGATTTGGTTACTCATTATATGTAAGTTggatgtgggagagagagaaaaatttaagaagaccagggctttttaaaaattgattagtatgataatctctagttgcatccatgctgctgcaaatggcattatttagttcttttttatggctgagtagtattcctttgtttatatgtaccacatcttctttatccattcttggatggacatttaggttgtttccaggtcttggctattgtaaatactgctgctatgaacaaaggggtacatgtatctttttgaattatagatttGTCTAGATATctgcccaggagcgggattgctggatcatatggtaattctatttttagttttctgaggaacctccatactattttccatagtggctgcaccaacttactttcccaccaacagtgtaggagggttccctt includes these proteins:
- the INSL6 gene encoding insulin-like peptide INSL6 is translated as MHHQLLHTGRDSCLHIQEDGASTYNPAGRKKASLRPTYPSQSETKQSSQGEDPILWTPSFLSGLFGPEVQWEARTDASIAFVKPGDEGKKLSNRHTNKCEETYRDKRHEENESLEVLARSARENQKVAGCARAVVGQTAVRALGGLIRIGGPGIPRFLCLCVGLLLVRVSRELNDISRARKLCGRHLLQEIVKLCGSVNWSHIEEEKPFTQLLSQASEKVETFIPDRLESSQTTFPVWRRATNPVSTFASQEEALNNLEMQSLPEHQYKKANLPFKTRQEIFSSSQDISPYIHEIVEFQKKNTNKIKTLSNLFWGNHPQRKRRGYSEKCCLKGCTKEELIIACLPYIDYKNLKKHQQL